GATCAGCCCGAGCAGGCTCGACGTCCTCAGGGGCTACACGGAGCCAGCGGGGATCAGGGTGGTTCAGGTCGATTACGACAGGACAACCGGCCAGATGGACCAGGAGGACCTCAAGGAGAAGATGGAGGACGACACGGCCGCGATCTACATAGAGAACCCCTCCTACCTTGGGTTCATCGAGGAGAACGTCGAGGACATCGCAGAGGTGGCCCACGACTCCAAGGCATTATTCGTCGTCGGAGTGGACCCAATCTCCCTGGGCCTCATCAAGCCTCCCGGGGAGTACGGCGCAGATCTGGTGATAGGGGAAGGACAGCCCCTCGGCAACCACATGAACTACGGAGGGCCGCTTCTTGGACTGTTCGCGTGCAAGAGCGATCCCAAGATGATCAGGCAGATGCCGGGGAGGCTCATAGGCCTCACAGAGGCCCTTGACAGCCATAAGAGAGGGTTCACCATGACCCTGCAGACGAGGGAGCAGCACATCAGGAGGGAGAAGGCCACCTCCAACATCTGCTCCAACCAGGCGCTCTGTGCAG
Above is a genomic segment from Candidatus Thermoplasmatota archaeon containing:
- a CDS encoding PLP-dependent transferase, translating into ISPSRLDVLRGYTEPAGIRVVQVDYDRTTGQMDQEDLKEKMEDDTAAIYIENPSYLGFIEENVEDIAEVAHDSKALFVVGVDPISLGLIKPPGEYGADLVIGEGQPLGNHMNYGGPLLGLFACKSDPKMIRQMPGRLIGLTEALDSHKRGFTMTLQTREQHIRREKATSNICSNQALCAAAGAVYLSLMGPQGMKELSEVVASRARYAISKINNLPGIKAPIFSSFHFKEFTVQFGDKTVEEVNQSLLDNRLHGGKSLVGEFPDLGETALFCVTESHMKEDI